DNA from Clostridia bacterium:
ATTGTATATTCCACTACATATTTGGCAGATGTGTTGATTATTAATAAAAAATTCATATTTATTAAGGAGTAGTCATGAAAAATGAGAAAGCAGACCGTAGAGTAAAGTACACAAAAATGTTCCTTAAAAAAGGCCTTGTGGAGCTGATGCGGGAAAATCCAATCTCAAAGATATCCGTTAAAATGCTATGTGAAACCGCCGATATAAACAGGAGCACCTTCTATGCACACTATACAGACCAATACGATTTGCTTGAGCAGTTGGAGCAGGAAGTGATTGAAGAACTGAAAAAATTCATAAGTAAAGATGCTTTTTCCAAGCAAACAATACAGACAGTACATTCATTGAAACAAATACTCGACTATATAGCGCAGAATGGTGACTTATTCATAACTTTACTTAGTGAAAACGGGGATTCCTCTTTTCATAGAGAAATAATGTTTTTAGCACAGCAAAAAATAATCTCGGATATTCACAATGACTTGAATATAGATGCAAGAACCTCAGAGTACTTGAAAAGCTTCGCCATTACGGGTACTTTAAGTATAGTACAAAAATGGTTAATAGATGGTATGATCGAATCAACAGAAGAAATGACTGAATTAGTCTCAAAGCTACTTTATAAGGGTCCTTCAGCTTTTTACTCCTAACTTACTGTTTCTACATTATGTTTTTTAGATTTGTCATTTGCTTATCAAAAATTGCTAAAAAGTTTAACATTTTAGCAATTTTCGGTATACTTTTATTGTATACTATGTTAAAATGTCTAATGGTGACGGAGCTCACCTTCAAATGCGTAGATACTGATGGCTCCTACTTTGAACAGTCAAAGTAGGAGCCATCAGTTTAACAAAGTGCTAACTAAAATCTTATTTTAGTGAATAAAAAATTATTATGGAAAGGGGTACTAAAAATGAACTATTCACATGAGGTTGAACAAATGATTTGCGTCAAAAAAGGTCCAAATCATGGGCCAGCCCCAATTCCTGAAGAAGGAAAATGGGTAAAAGCAAAAGAGGTAAAAGACATATCCGGCTTATCACATGGTATAGGCTGGTGTGCACCACAGCAGGGATGCTGTAAGCTCACACTAAATGTTAAAGAAGGTATAATTGAGGAGGCTCTTGTTGAGACTCTGGGATGCTCCGGTATGACTCACTCAGCTGCAATGGCTGCAGAAATTCTCAGTGGAAAAACTATCCTTGAAGCATTGAATACTGACCTTGTTTGTGATGCAATAAACGTTGCAATGAGAGAAATATTCAAGCAACTTGCATATGGAAGAACACAGTCAGCTTTCTCAGAAGGTGGACTCCCTATAGGTGCAGGACTTGAAGACCTGGGTAAAGGCTTGCGTTCACAGGTCGGAACAATGTTCGGAACTAAGGCGAAGGGTGTAAGATACTTGGAAATGGCTGAAGGTTACATATTGAATATCGGACTTGATGCAGATAATGAAGTAATCGGTTATAAGTTCGTACACCTCGGAAAAATGATGGATGCCATTAAAAAAGGTGTTGATCCTAAGGAAGCTTATGAAAAGAACATTGGTACTTACGGAAGATTTGCTGAAGCAGTAAAAGTTATTGATCCAAGACATGAATAATTTAGAAGAGAGGTGATTAAAGTGGTTAGATTTGAAGGATATGAAAGAAGAATAGATAAAATAAATGCTTGTATGGCTGAATACGGATTTAAAAGTCTTGAAGAAGTAAAGGATTTCTGTACTTCAAAGGGTATAGATGTTGATAAAATAGTAAGAGACGTGCAGCCTATCGCTTTCGAAAATGCTGTATGGGCTTACACTCTGGGTTGTGGTGTTGCGTTAAAGAAGGGTGTTAAGAATGCAGCTGAAGCGGCTGAAGCTATAGGTATAGGATTGCAGGCTTTCTGTATTCCTGGTTCCGTTGCTGACTCCAGAAAAGTAGGTATCGGACATGGTAATCTCGGTGCAATGTTGTTAAAAGAAGAAACAAAATGTTTTTGCTTCCTTGCAGGACATGAATCTTTTGCTGCTGCAGAAGGTGCTATAGGCATAGCAAGAACAGCAAACAAAGTAAGAAAAGAGCCACTTCAGGTTATCCTAAATGGTCTCGGAAAAGATGCGGCATATATAATTTCAAGAATCAACGGTTTTACATATATAGAAACTGATTATGATTTTGCTACAGGCGAACTTAAAGTGGTTAATACCAAAGCTTACTCAAATGGGGAAAAAGCTAAGGTTAGAGTTTATGGGGCAAATGATGTTCTTGAAGGTGTTGCAATAATGATTAAGGAAAGTGTTGACGTTTCAATTACCGGTAACTCAACCAATCCAACAAGATTCCAGCACTTAGTTGCAGGAACATATAAGAAGTGGGCCGGTGAGAACGGTAAAAGATACTTCTCGGTTGCTTCCGGCGGCGGTACCGGCAGAACGCTTCATCCGGACAACATGGCTGCAGGACCAGCTTCCTACGGTTTGACCGACTCTATGGGCAGAATGCACGGAGATGCTCAGTTTGCAGGTTCATCTTCAGTTCCTGCACACGTTGAAATGATGGGTCTTATCGGTATGGGCAATAACCCAATGGTTGGTGCAACAGTTGCAGTTGCAGTTGCGATTGAGGAATCAATAAAGTAACATAATAAAATAATAATGTAAAGCCCAATCCAAGGAGATAAATTGTTTAAAATATCTTTGGATTGGGCTTTACTTTTTTAGTGTCCACGAAAGTTTAGGCTTACAAATCATTATAATCTTTGATTTTTCAAAATGGCTCACTCTCCCAAAACAAAAATTCTGATTAACTGTCACTTTAAAGCTGTAGACGGAGTTTCTATTTTTTCTTTACGAAATTGGTATTTACATGGGTGGCTATGTGGTCTTTGTCGAAGATAGTCATAAAATTAGATTTATTGACAATTAAGGTAGACAATGGTAGAATTGCGCTGAATAGATCTTTGAGAAACTGCTTTATATATTACAAATAGTATCGTTACTGCTAAAAAAAGATGGAGGCTGATATTATGAATAAAACATTGGAAATATTGTCACCAGAGCTTTTTATGTTGGCTATAGTTATTATTATGATTCTGTTTGGTGCCTTTGGAGGTTGTATCAATTACCTGATAGCCAGACAGAAAGCAATTAGAGGAGATGGCAAGACTGACAGTGTGAGCTTGCTGTACAGTGTTATACTGGGAATTGGCGCTTCTTTTCTTGTACCTCTTTTTTTATCCCTGCTTTCTAGCGATATTATTGATAGATTAGAAGGCGGACATACCGACTTTTTTATTTTTGGAAGCCTATGCCTTATCGCCGGAATCTCATCTGACAGTTTCATACAGGTTGTATCTAGAAATATGATAAAAAAATTATCTAAGGCTGTCAATACAGATGGGAAGGCCTTGGAAAACAGTGTTGTACAGTCTACTCAAAATGTGTTTACTGCAGCGGAGAATGCAGGACAGACAGAGAAAGGATCAGTTCCCGGATAATTTGGTGATATTTAATTGGAGGTGCAATCAATGAAACCAACATACTATAGTCAATATGATGAGCCATACGCAAGTTATCCGTATCCATCAGCAAATCACCCCCAGGCTAATATTAAAAGTTCAGGCTGTGGTGTAACTTGCTTTGCAATGGTACAAGCTACCTTGCAAAATCCCAAATACACGCCTATAGATGGTGCAAAGGACGCCATTTCTATGAATGACCGTGGTTTAGAGGGTACAGAGGACGAGTTTTTTCAACATGCGGCAGCTAAGTATAAATTACAATTCAGCCAGACAAGTGACCTGAATACGGTTTTAGATTCGCTTAAAAATGGTAAACTTGTTGTATGCCGCATGAAAGATTGGTTTAGACCAGGAGCCGGACACTTTATATTGTCTTGGGGAGTAAATAATGGGAAAATCCAAATTAATGATCCTGCCAGCCGTGAAAACTCGCAGAAACTATGGGACACAACGATATTTACACAAAAATGTATTAGGTATTTTATATATGGCAAGCTCTGATTCAATTTATCTATAAGGGTATTACTTGTTTCCTTCATAATTCCAGAGAACTGATTCTGGAAGGATGTTAGGAATATAGAATTCTGCCTCCAAATAGCCTTTCTTTGAAGGTTTAGGGCTAATACTTTCAATTAACAAATGCTCGGCCATTTCATAATCCGAATTGCTCAGCCAATGATTCATATATTCCAGCAAATCTTTCAATGCTTCCAGAGCACATTACAAAACCGCTGTTATCTCTCTTTTAAAAAACTCCCTTCCATAAATCCTTTGGATTCGCTTTTAACGTTTTAAATATCTATTCCCGAATACTGATTAATAGATCATCAAATTATTTGTAGAAGTCTGATCCTTAGTCCGGACTTATGCTGCATTTAACTTGTGAATTAATTGGCATCCACATAAATGTGATGGCATATATTAGTAGGGAATATGGCGATGACGAAAGAAATTTGGATGGCAGTGGAGGTATGCATGAATTATGGCGAGACAGTTCCCGTAGAGAGAAAACCTTATGTTTTGCTTTTTTTCATACAAAGAATCCTTTTCAAAAATTCCTTTGAATATATAGATCCTCTTGGTTTGATGGCTTTAGCCGCATTTATAGGGGAAAAGGGATATAATCCAGGGGTTTTTTCTGGTACGGTAACAGAAGCAGCTGCGGTGTTGGAAAGAGAGATAAAAAAAAGGACTGTCTCTGCAGTAGGACTGTACTGTGATTTTGAAAACCAATCGGTAGTAGAGAGTTTCAGCAGCTATGTAAAAGAACACTGGGGTATACCTGTCATTGTAGGCGGACCCCAGGCAGTGGCGCTAAGCAAGGAATTTATCACTTCATCAGGATGTTTCGCTGTTGCTCGTGGTGAAGGTGAATATACATTATGGGAGTTGTTGGAATATATAGTACACAACAAAGGCAGTATTGAAGGCATAGCCGGCATTACATACATTAATGAAAAAGGCGATTTGAAATCAAACCCGGACAGAAGCTTAATTACGGATTTGGACGCACTGCCGTTTCAAAATCCGTCCCATTCTCTTACCCAACGAAAAAATAACTTCTCTTTATTGACCGGTCGCGGTTGTCCGTTTCATTGCGCTTTCTGCTACGAAGGTGGAAACACAAAAACTGTACGTCTGCGCAGTGTTCAAAATGTAACAGCTGAAATAATCCGATTATTTGACCAAAATCCATACGCAAGATATGTATGGTTTTCCGACGACACATTTACTCTCAATACGTCTCGTGTTCTGGAGTTTTGTACAGAATTGACCCGTTTACGCGAAAAAAAGGATTTTGTATGGTTTTGCGAGGGTCATCCCAGCACATTGGTCAAAGAACCCGGGGTAATAAGGCAAATGGTTGATGCGGGACTTGTCCGTATGCAGATAGGAATAGAGTCAGGTTCCAGGCATGTAATAGAGCAATACCGCAAGCAAACTACACTTGAGCAAATTGAGGAAGTAATCCTATTGTGCCGGGAAGCGGATTTGCCCCAGCTTTGCGGCAACATAATTATCGGGGGAGCTGGAGAAACCCTGGAGACAATAGAAGAGACTTGGGCATATATCGACAAGCTGCTAAGCTTAGCGCCAGGCATGCTGGACATATCCCTGACCTTGTTCATGCCTTTTCCCGGTACGGCTATGACGCGCTGCCCCAGAAAGTTTGGAATGGACATTGTAGACCCGGACGCTTTGACATCAATAGGAGATTATCCTGTAGCTTCTACTGAAAAAATGGAATTGGGCGAAATAGCTTCGGCACGGAGAATGTTTACACACAGGATGCTGGAACGTATGAGTGAACTGGTAGATAGGGGTTTGGTTCCGCATAGGGATATAATACGGCACTACCGGTTGAATGCTGACTATGGGATTTCCAGTATATGGCATAGAGCTATTTATTCTCAAAAACATTTTCTCCACAGGCGGTATATGCTTTTGGCAGGAAGTTCCGCGAAAAGGATGGAGGACATTGATTCCAGCCAAATTGACAACTATCGTCCGGTACGTGTTTTTACTTTATGGAACGGTATTTCTTGGAGGGGAGATATACCTGAAATACTTGGATATGTATTGTCACCCCTTGAATATGAACTGATACTTCTTTGCAGCGGAAAACTTAAGTTATGGCAAGTGGTGGATGAAATCTGCCGGAAGTTTTCCGGAAGGTATGAAAACTCAAAGGAGGCAAGGGAGATAATTATGAAAATCCTTAAGGAATTTGAAGGACGGAACTGGCTGGTATTTGTACCCTACTAATCACACCTGACGGATTGGTCGGGCAAAAAGGAGAGTAAGTATGGAAGGCAGGGTCTTGCTATTTAATATACACAGGATAACAAGCGATATATTGAATCTAGAAGTGGAATCGCCTGGACTGCTGGCACTGGCTGCTTTTTTGGAGACCAAAGGGTATGATGCCCTTGTTTACCAGGGGGAGCCGTCCTTGGCAAGGGATTTTCTTGGGAGACAGAGCAAGGAAAATATAATATTGGCTGTAGGCTTTTATTGCGATTTTGAAAACCGGACTGAGGTTTCGGAGATGAGCCGGTTCATTGCCAGCAATTACGGTTTGCCGGTAATTTTTGGGGGTCCTCAGGTAAGTGGTATGGATGCTGAATATATAAGCAATTCAAAATGCACCGCTGCTATAGCCGGAGAAGGTGAAATTACACTGTGGCGCTTTCTGGACTGCCTCTGTGAGCAAGGGGGCGACTGGCGGGAGCTGGGCGGTGTAGTTTATGTGGACGAAAGTGGGACTCTCATACAAAAGCCTTGTGGGAATATAGTTCAAAACCTTGACGAGCTGCCTTTGCCGGCACTTCACAGGTGGGTAAACAGGCCTGTACGCAGGAAGGCTCATGTACTGACAGGCCGAGGATGCCCTTTTAATTGTGCTTTCTGCCATGAAGGCAGCCTTTCGAGAAGTGTACGGCTGCGAAGCGTGGAACATGTACTGCATGAGGTGGAAACAATACTGGATAATGAACCTTACATAAATTATATTGTTTTTGCGGACGATACGTTTACATTATCACCTGAGCGTGTGAAGAAGCTATGCGAAGGGCTTGTACGTTTGAGACAAAAAAGGGACTTCATCTGGTACTGTGAGGGGCATATAAAGCTCCTGGACAAATGGCCTGAAATGCTTGCAGATATGGTAGAAGCCGGGATGGTCAGGCTGCAGATGGGAATTGAATCCGGAGTGCAGAGTGTTCTGGACAAATATAACAAAGGAACCACGGTACCGCAAATAGAAAATGTAATCAAGGCTGCAGTTGATGCAGGGGTACATCAAATCGTAGGATTTTTTATAACAGGAGGTCCCTTCGAAAGCCGTGAGACCATAGAAAGGAACAAAGCCTTTTATGAAAGGCTTATTGAGCTTGCGCCGGGCATAATTGAATTAGGCCCCAGCCCGTTGATGCCATACCCTGATACTGATATTGCACGTTGTCCCGGAAAGTATGGCATACGCATTCTTGATCCAAAAGGAAATACTACTTTCTCCGACTATCCTGTGACTGAGACAGAGGCTATGACAAGAGAGGAAATCGCAAAGGCGCAAAAAGAATTGATAGCCCATGGTGTGGGTGTAATGATGCGGCTGTTTAGGCAAGGCAAAGTGCCACATGAAAGGGTGCTGAACTGTTTCCGTTTTCACTCCTATGGAGCTGTGTCTGTATGGTATACTGCAATTTACAGCCAGGTTCCTTTTGTACACGGCTATTATACACTGCTGGCCCGTGGGGCGGTAAGCCGGTCTGATGAAATCCCTGAAAACCGGATTGAAGAGTGGCGTCCACAAAGGACTATGGAGATATGGCATGATGTTGATTTTTCGCAGGGATTCCCCAGAATAGGAAGGGATGTACTCTCGCCGCTGGAGTTTGAGTTGTTGTTGTACAGTACAGGGAAGCTGTGCCTTTGCCAGGTATTGGACATTGTATATGATAAATTCTCCGGCAGGATTGAAACCCGTAGGGAGTTTGATGATATGGCAAGG
Protein-coding regions in this window:
- a CDS encoding TetR/AcrR family transcriptional regulator C-terminal domain-containing protein, producing the protein MKNEKADRRVKYTKMFLKKGLVELMRENPISKISVKMLCETADINRSTFYAHYTDQYDLLEQLEQEVIEELKKFISKDAFSKQTIQTVHSLKQILDYIAQNGDLFITLLSENGDSSFHREIMFLAQQKIISDIHNDLNIDARTSEYLKSFAITGTLSIVQKWLIDGMIESTEEMTELVSKLLYKGPSAFYS
- a CDS encoding iron-sulfur cluster assembly scaffold protein translates to MNYSHEVEQMICVKKGPNHGPAPIPEEGKWVKAKEVKDISGLSHGIGWCAPQQGCCKLTLNVKEGIIEEALVETLGCSGMTHSAAMAAEILSGKTILEALNTDLVCDAINVAMREIFKQLAYGRTQSAFSEGGLPIGAGLEDLGKGLRSQVGTMFGTKAKGVRYLEMAEGYILNIGLDADNEVIGYKFVHLGKMMDAIKKGVDPKEAYEKNIGTYGRFAEAVKVIDPRHE
- a CDS encoding GGGtGRT protein, with amino-acid sequence MVRFEGYERRIDKINACMAEYGFKSLEEVKDFCTSKGIDVDKIVRDVQPIAFENAVWAYTLGCGVALKKGVKNAAEAAEAIGIGLQAFCIPGSVADSRKVGIGHGNLGAMLLKEETKCFCFLAGHESFAAAEGAIGIARTANKVRKEPLQVILNGLGKDAAYIISRINGFTYIETDYDFATGELKVVNTKAYSNGEKAKVRVYGANDVLEGVAIMIKESVDVSITGNSTNPTRFQHLVAGTYKKWAGENGKRYFSVASGGGTGRTLHPDNMAAGPASYGLTDSMGRMHGDAQFAGSSSVPAHVEMMGLIGMGNNPMVGATVAVAVAIEESIK
- a CDS encoding C39 family peptidase; the protein is MKPTYYSQYDEPYASYPYPSANHPQANIKSSGCGVTCFAMVQATLQNPKYTPIDGAKDAISMNDRGLEGTEDEFFQHAAAKYKLQFSQTSDLNTVLDSLKNGKLVVCRMKDWFRPGAGHFILSWGVNNGKIQINDPASRENSQKLWDTTIFTQKCIRYFIYGKL
- a CDS encoding B12-binding domain-containing radical SAM protein, translating into MNYGETVPVERKPYVLLFFIQRILFKNSFEYIDPLGLMALAAFIGEKGYNPGVFSGTVTEAAAVLEREIKKRTVSAVGLYCDFENQSVVESFSSYVKEHWGIPVIVGGPQAVALSKEFITSSGCFAVARGEGEYTLWELLEYIVHNKGSIEGIAGITYINEKGDLKSNPDRSLITDLDALPFQNPSHSLTQRKNNFSLLTGRGCPFHCAFCYEGGNTKTVRLRSVQNVTAEIIRLFDQNPYARYVWFSDDTFTLNTSRVLEFCTELTRLREKKDFVWFCEGHPSTLVKEPGVIRQMVDAGLVRMQIGIESGSRHVIEQYRKQTTLEQIEEVILLCREADLPQLCGNIIIGGAGETLETIEETWAYIDKLLSLAPGMLDISLTLFMPFPGTAMTRCPRKFGMDIVDPDALTSIGDYPVASTEKMELGEIASARRMFTHRMLERMSELVDRGLVPHRDIIRHYRLNADYGISSIWHRAIYSQKHFLHRRYMLLAGSSAKRMEDIDSSQIDNYRPVRVFTLWNGISWRGDIPEILGYVLSPLEYELILLCSGKLKLWQVVDEICRKFSGRYENSKEAREIIMKILKEFEGRNWLVFVPY
- a CDS encoding B12-binding domain-containing radical SAM protein, giving the protein MEGRVLLFNIHRITSDILNLEVESPGLLALAAFLETKGYDALVYQGEPSLARDFLGRQSKENIILAVGFYCDFENRTEVSEMSRFIASNYGLPVIFGGPQVSGMDAEYISNSKCTAAIAGEGEITLWRFLDCLCEQGGDWRELGGVVYVDESGTLIQKPCGNIVQNLDELPLPALHRWVNRPVRRKAHVLTGRGCPFNCAFCHEGSLSRSVRLRSVEHVLHEVETILDNEPYINYIVFADDTFTLSPERVKKLCEGLVRLRQKRDFIWYCEGHIKLLDKWPEMLADMVEAGMVRLQMGIESGVQSVLDKYNKGTTVPQIENVIKAAVDAGVHQIVGFFITGGPFESRETIERNKAFYERLIELAPGIIELGPSPLMPYPDTDIARCPGKYGIRILDPKGNTTFSDYPVTETEAMTREEIAKAQKELIAHGVGVMMRLFRQGKVPHERVLNCFRFHSYGAVSVWYTAIYSQVPFVHGYYTLLARGAVSRSDEIPENRIEEWRPQRTMEIWHDVDFSQGFPRIGRDVLSPLEFELLLYSTGKLCLCQVLDIVYDKFSGRIETRREFDDMARRILRSFEKKYWLVYAPL